A genome region from Flavobacterium sp. includes the following:
- the fbaA gene encoding class II fructose-bisphosphate aldolase — translation MAHNIKPGVATGDQVQEIFNYAKEKGFALPAVNVTGSSTINGVLETAAKLNAPVIIQFSNGGAQFNAGKGLSNAGEKAAIAGGIAGAKHIHTLAEAYGATVILHTDHCAKKLLPWIDGLLDASEKHFAETGKPLFSSHMIDLSEEPIEENIEICKEYLARMSKMGMTLEIELGITGGEEDGVDNSDVDSSKLYTQPEEVAYAYEELSKVSPKFTIAAAFGNVHGVYKPGNVKLTPKILKNSQDFVQNKFNTGHNPVDFVFHGGSGSTLEEIREGISYGVIKMNIDTDLQFAYTEGIRDYMVNNLDYLKSQIGNPEGPDAPNKKYYDPRRWVRESEVTFNARLEQAFADLNNVNTL, via the coding sequence ATGGCACACAACATTAAACCAGGAGTAGCTACAGGAGATCAGGTTCAGGAGATTTTTAATTATGCAAAAGAAAAAGGATTTGCTTTACCAGCAGTAAACGTTACTGGTTCAAGCACAATCAACGGAGTTCTTGAAACTGCAGCAAAACTAAATGCGCCAGTTATTATTCAATTTTCAAACGGAGGAGCACAATTTAACGCTGGAAAAGGTTTATCTAACGCAGGTGAAAAAGCAGCTATCGCTGGTGGTATCGCCGGAGCAAAACATATTCATACTTTAGCAGAGGCTTACGGTGCAACTGTAATTTTACACACTGACCACTGTGCTAAAAAATTATTACCTTGGATTGATGGTTTATTAGATGCTTCTGAAAAACATTTTGCAGAAACAGGAAAACCATTATTCAGTTCTCACATGATCGATTTGTCTGAGGAGCCAATCGAAGAGAACATTGAAATCTGTAAAGAATATTTAGCTAGAATGAGCAAAATGGGAATGACATTAGAAATCGAACTTGGTATTACAGGTGGTGAAGAAGATGGCGTTGACAACTCAGACGTAGACAGCTCAAAATTATACACTCAGCCAGAAGAAGTAGCTTATGCTTACGAAGAATTATCTAAAGTAAGTCCTAAATTTACAATTGCTGCTGCTTTTGGAAACGTTCACGGTGTTTACAAACCAGGAAACGTAAAATTAACTCCAAAAATCTTAAAAAATTCTCAGGATTTCGTACAAAACAAATTCAACACAGGACACAACCCAGTTGATTTCGTTTTCCACGGAGGTTCAGGTTCTACACTTGAAGAAATCAGAGAAGGAATCAGCTACGGAGTTATCAAAATGAATATCGATACAGATTTACAATTTGCATACACTGAAGGAATCCGTGATTACATGGTAAACAATCTTGATTATTTAAAATCTCAAATTGGAAATCCAGAAGGTCCAGATGCTCCAAACAAAAAATATTACGATCCAAGAAGATGGGTTCGTGAAAGCGAAGTAACATTCAACGCAAGACTTGAACAAGCTTTTGCTGACTTAAACAATGTGAATACACTATAA
- a CDS encoding BamA/TamA family outer membrane protein, which produces MKNNSTKITAFILIAILICACNAVKRVPDGKNLLVKNNILVNGKSTNDENASNQLYQKPNGTLLGYKLRLNLYNLANLNPDSTYQAKFKNNPGLYERQAKFLSAKQVERLGQSFLYKGIHEFLKNTGEPPVIIDTVRTKKSLQRLKFYYFNNGYFNVVTDYTIDSIARKKAQINYNITTGPAYILDTIKTKILTPALDSLYRANPESSFLKSGNQYKTTDFEDEKNRITTYYRNHGAYFFQPTYVTFDIDTIGKKNKADVTLIINNNTIQERDSSRTEPFKLYTISDVNIYTDYSPANAKTKINDSTTYNNFNLYSYKKLKYKPRAITDAIFITKGNTYSDTRTTLSSRYLNNLKIFNYPSIQYEVDKRDSTAQSLIANVYLTPRKKYSFGATLDLTHSNIQDFGIGASISETIRNVFNRAETLEISARANIGSSKDMANPNNNFFNVSEYGLDLKLNFPRILMPFGTEKIIPKRMIPSTSIAAGFSKQQNIGLDKENFTGGISYNWTPKRRNTVKFDLLNAQYVRNLNPNNYFNVYKSSYNELNGIGKDYNTNVSNWGEYPEQQAEKNLTIPTGTTNFTNEVLTGQTALNPGDPEYKDVESIEERRIRLTENDFILSSSYTFTKTTKTDLADNTFYQFKTKLESAGTLLSAVAKVGNLTKNANGSYEIFNLAYAEYIKGEFDYIKHWDFGKEKVLAVRSFFGMAIPFGNSNYIPFSRSYYAGGSNDNRAWQPYSLGPGSTNALNDFNEANMKIALSAEYRFKIFGDVKGALFADAGNIWNVLDNVIDNKAKFNSLNDLDEIALGSGFGLRYDLSFFVIRLDLGFKTYNPAHEKGDRWFKEYNFGHSVLNFGINYPF; this is translated from the coding sequence TTGAAAAATAATTCCACAAAAATAACAGCATTTATTCTAATAGCAATACTTATTTGCGCTTGTAATGCTGTAAAAAGAGTTCCTGATGGAAAAAACCTTCTCGTAAAAAATAATATTCTAGTAAACGGAAAGTCTACAAATGACGAAAACGCATCTAATCAGTTGTACCAAAAACCTAATGGTACTTTATTAGGATATAAACTTCGTTTAAATTTATATAATCTTGCTAATTTGAATCCTGATTCGACTTATCAGGCAAAATTCAAAAACAATCCGGGTTTATATGAACGTCAGGCAAAATTTTTATCTGCAAAACAAGTAGAGCGACTTGGCCAGTCTTTTTTATATAAAGGAATTCACGAATTCTTAAAAAATACCGGAGAACCGCCTGTCATTATCGATACTGTCAGAACTAAAAAATCTTTACAGCGCTTAAAGTTTTACTACTTTAACAATGGTTATTTTAATGTTGTAACAGATTATACTATCGATAGTATTGCCCGCAAAAAAGCACAAATAAACTACAATATTACAACAGGTCCGGCGTATATCCTTGACACCATTAAAACCAAAATCCTGACTCCGGCACTTGATTCTTTATATAGAGCCAATCCTGAGTCTTCATTTTTAAAATCCGGAAATCAATACAAGACCACTGATTTTGAAGATGAAAAAAACCGAATTACAACGTATTACAGAAATCATGGGGCTTATTTTTTCCAGCCAACGTACGTAACTTTTGACATTGATACCATTGGCAAAAAAAACAAAGCCGATGTTACCTTAATCATTAACAACAATACTATACAAGAAAGAGATTCAAGCAGAACTGAGCCTTTTAAACTGTACACTATCAGCGATGTAAATATTTATACTGATTATTCTCCTGCTAATGCAAAAACTAAAATCAACGATAGTACAACTTACAATAACTTTAATTTGTACAGTTATAAAAAATTAAAATATAAACCACGCGCTATTACAGACGCAATATTTATTACAAAAGGAAATACTTATTCTGATACGAGAACTACACTTTCTTCAAGATATTTGAATAACCTTAAAATTTTCAATTATCCTTCTATACAATATGAAGTCGATAAACGTGATTCGACTGCTCAGTCTTTGATTGCCAATGTTTATTTAACACCGAGAAAAAAATACAGTTTTGGAGCCACGTTAGATTTAACACATTCTAATATTCAGGATTTCGGAATTGGCGCCAGTATATCTGAAACTATTCGTAATGTTTTTAACAGGGCCGAAACTTTAGAAATTTCAGCTCGTGCCAACATTGGTTCTTCAAAAGACATGGCGAATCCAAACAATAATTTTTTCAACGTTTCTGAATATGGTTTGGATTTAAAACTAAACTTTCCGAGAATCCTAATGCCTTTTGGAACAGAAAAAATTATTCCGAAGAGGATGATTCCTTCTACCTCAATTGCGGCCGGTTTTTCTAAACAGCAAAATATCGGTTTAGATAAAGAGAATTTTACTGGCGGTATATCTTACAACTGGACCCCTAAGAGACGTAATACTGTAAAATTTGATTTATTGAATGCTCAATATGTCCGAAATCTAAATCCGAATAATTATTTCAATGTATATAAATCATCTTATAATGAATTGAACGGCATTGGTAAGGATTACAATACCAATGTTTCCAACTGGGGAGAATATCCGGAACAACAAGCCGAGAAAAACTTAACGATACCAACCGGAACTACAAATTTCACAAATGAGGTATTGACAGGCCAGACTGCTCTAAACCCTGGAGATCCAGAGTATAAAGATGTTGAAAGTATCGAAGAAAGAAGGATTCGTTTGACTGAAAATGATTTTATCTTATCATCAAGTTATACTTTTACCAAAACCACTAAAACTGATTTAGCAGATAACACTTTTTATCAGTTTAAAACAAAACTAGAGTCTGCCGGAACTTTATTATCAGCAGTTGCGAAAGTTGGAAATTTAACAAAAAATGCAAACGGAAGTTATGAGATCTTCAATTTAGCTTACGCTGAATATATTAAAGGAGAATTTGATTATATAAAACACTGGGATTTTGGAAAAGAAAAGGTATTAGCCGTAAGAAGCTTTTTTGGAATGGCAATTCCGTTTGGAAACTCTAATTACATTCCTTTTTCACGAAGTTACTATGCAGGAGGTTCAAACGATAACAGAGCATGGCAGCCTTACTCTCTTGGTCCCGGAAGCACAAATGCTTTAAACGATTTTAATGAGGCCAATATGAAAATTGCACTTAGTGCAGAATATCGTTTTAAAATTTTTGGTGATGTTAAAGGAGCTCTCTTTGCAGATGCAGGAAATATCTGGAATGTGCTCGATAATGTAATCGACAACAAAGCAAAATTCAACAGCTTAAACGATTTAGATGAAATTGCTTTGGGTTCAGGATTTGGTTTGCGATACGATTTGAGCTTTTTTGTTATTCGTTTAGATTTAGGCTTTAAGACTTATAATCCGGCACATGAGAAGGGCGACCGATGGTTTAAAGAGTACAATTTTGGACACTCGGTTTTAAATTTTGGTATAAATTATCCGTTCTAA
- a CDS encoding RNA methyltransferase has protein sequence MVSKNQIKLISGLHQKKQRFANQLFFAEGVKVIHELLQSNFELEHLYTTQDDFKEVQSTKRTLINEQELKKISALTTPNSCLAVFKMPTENQIINSGLILALDDIRDPGNLGTIMRLCDWFGIKQIVCSKETVDIYNPKVVQATMGSITRVNVSYVDLKTFLSQTELPVFGTFMDGENIYQLNLPQNGIIIMGNEANGISAEIEKIVTSRITIPRFGELQKTESLNVATATAIILSEFKRNS, from the coding sequence ATGGTTAGTAAAAACCAAATAAAGCTTATATCAGGCTTGCATCAAAAAAAACAGCGTTTTGCAAATCAATTATTTTTTGCCGAAGGAGTAAAAGTAATTCATGAATTGCTGCAATCCAATTTTGAATTAGAACATTTATACACTACTCAGGATGATTTTAAAGAAGTTCAATCTACAAAACGAACTCTTATTAATGAACAAGAACTGAAAAAAATAAGTGCTTTAACTACTCCAAATTCCTGTTTGGCAGTTTTTAAAATGCCTACAGAAAATCAAATTATAAATTCAGGTTTAATTCTTGCATTAGACGATATTCGTGATCCTGGAAATTTAGGAACCATAATGCGCCTTTGTGACTGGTTTGGAATCAAACAAATTGTTTGTTCAAAAGAAACAGTCGACATTTATAATCCAAAAGTAGTACAGGCTACAATGGGCTCTATAACAAGAGTAAATGTAAGCTATGTTGACCTGAAAACTTTTTTAAGCCAAACAGAACTTCCTGTTTTTGGAACTTTTATGGATGGTGAAAATATTTATCAATTAAACCTGCCTCAAAACGGAATCATTATTATGGGTAATGAAGCCAATGGAATTTCTGCAGAAATTGAAAAAATAGTTACCAGCCGAATTACAATTCCGAGATTTGGAGAGCTGCAAAAAACAGAAAGTTTAAATGTAGCTACAGCAACAGCAATTATTCTAAGTGAATTTAAACGAAATAGTTAA
- a CDS encoding porin family protein — translation MKKIVIVILLVLTTKGYSQFAKSMFSKDPIINLENWQKQRVYFGYYLGFNSFDFKFDYKNPVQNDIQVKKTTGFNVGVVADLRLQEYINLRFEPGLYYTKRDLYFPGVGNLEKDYLREVNSTYIHFPLLLKFSSLRTGNIRPYLVGGMSTTLNLSSNSSSQDDNFEGKFRVKQWTAAYELGFGIDFFTEYFIFSPSVRGMFGITDELIRDKPINGPSPWTDNIDSMKSRAILINFTFH, via the coding sequence ATGAAAAAAATTGTAATCGTAATTTTACTGGTCTTAACGACTAAAGGATACTCTCAATTTGCTAAAAGTATGTTTAGCAAAGATCCTATTATTAACCTTGAAAACTGGCAGAAACAGCGCGTTTATTTTGGTTACTATTTAGGTTTTAATAGTTTTGATTTTAAATTTGATTACAAAAATCCCGTACAAAATGATATTCAGGTAAAAAAAACAACTGGATTTAATGTGGGTGTCGTAGCCGATTTACGACTTCAGGAATATATTAATTTACGTTTCGAACCAGGTCTTTATTATACAAAACGAGACTTATATTTTCCGGGAGTAGGAAATTTAGAAAAAGATTATCTGCGAGAAGTAAATAGTACTTATATTCATTTTCCGCTGTTACTTAAATTTTCATCTCTTCGTACCGGAAACATACGCCCATACTTAGTTGGAGGAATGTCTACTACTTTAAATTTATCAAGTAATTCAAGTTCTCAGGATGATAACTTCGAAGGGAAATTTAGAGTAAAACAATGGACTGCTGCTTATGAGCTTGGTTTTGGAATTGATTTCTTTACTGAATATTTCATTTTCTCTCCTTCTGTAAGAGGAATGTTTGGTATAACTGATGAATTAATTCGTGATAAACCAATAAATGGCCCAAGTCCCTGGACAGACAATATCGATTCGATGAAGTCAAGAGCGATTTTAATAAATTTCACATTTCATTAA
- the ubiE gene encoding bifunctional demethylmenaquinone methyltransferase/2-methoxy-6-polyprenyl-1,4-benzoquinol methylase UbiE: protein MSEKITPYKDSSLGKKEQVAQMFDNISGNYDNLNRVISFGIDTKWRKKVLKIVSDSKPKVILDIATGTGDLAILMAKTNAEKIIGLDISAGMLEVGKKKVEERKLSNVIDLVLGDSENIPFEDNYFDAITVGFGVRNFENLEKGFAEILRVLKPNGVFVILETSVPDKTPYKQGYKFYTKNILPVIGKLFSKDNSAYGYLSESAAVFPYGEALNNILRKTGFIDVVAMPQTFGVATIYSASKK, encoded by the coding sequence ATGTCTGAAAAAATAACTCCATATAAAGACTCTTCTTTAGGAAAGAAAGAGCAGGTTGCCCAAATGTTTGATAACATTTCCGGGAACTACGATAATTTGAATCGCGTAATTTCATTTGGTATTGATACGAAATGGCGAAAAAAAGTATTGAAAATAGTTTCTGATTCTAAACCAAAAGTGATTCTTGATATCGCTACCGGAACCGGAGATCTTGCTATTTTAATGGCAAAAACGAATGCAGAAAAGATTATTGGTCTTGATATTTCTGCCGGAATGCTTGAAGTTGGAAAAAAGAAAGTTGAAGAAAGAAAATTATCAAATGTTATCGATTTAGTTCTTGGCGACTCAGAAAATATTCCTTTTGAAGACAATTATTTTGATGCAATTACTGTAGGTTTTGGTGTTCGTAATTTTGAAAACTTAGAAAAAGGTTTTGCTGAAATTTTACGAGTTTTAAAACCAAATGGTGTATTTGTAATTCTGGAAACTTCTGTTCCTGATAAAACACCATATAAACAAGGCTACAAATTTTACACTAAAAATATACTCCCGGTTATTGGAAAATTGTTTTCAAAAGACAATTCAGCATACGGTTATTTATCTGAATCTGCTGCCGTTTTTCCTTATGGAGAAGCGTTAAACAATATTTTGAGAAAAACTGGGTTTATAGATGTTGTAGCAATGCCGCAAACTTTTGGTGTAGCAACCATTTATTCAGCATCTAAGAAATAG
- a CDS encoding dihydrofolate reductase, whose translation MIIMIAAVAENNALGKNNELVWHLPNDFKRFKSLTTNHHIIMGRKTFESFPKPLPNRTHIVITRQADYNPEGCIVVDSMEKAIEACPENEDSYIIGGGEIYTLGLPFADIIEITKVHHTFDADAFFPKINKSEWQLVESEENFKDEKHLYDYTYETYIRK comes from the coding sequence ATGATTATAATGATAGCGGCCGTTGCCGAAAACAATGCTCTTGGAAAAAACAATGAATTAGTGTGGCATCTGCCAAATGATTTCAAAAGATTTAAATCACTTACGACTAATCATCATATTATAATGGGAAGAAAAACTTTTGAAAGTTTTCCTAAACCTTTGCCAAACAGAACTCATATTGTCATAACACGACAGGCTGATTACAATCCGGAAGGCTGCATTGTTGTCGACAGCATGGAAAAAGCTATTGAAGCTTGTCCTGAAAATGAAGACTCTTATATCATTGGAGGAGGCGAGATTTATACTTTAGGACTGCCTTTTGCTGATATAATTGAAATTACTAAAGTTCATCATACTTTTGACGCAGATGCATTTTTCCCTAAAATCAACAAAAGCGAATGGCAGTTAGTCGAGTCTGAAGAAAATTTCAAAGATGAAAAACATCTTTACGACTACACTTATGAAACTTACATTAGAAAATAA
- a CDS encoding 2TM domain-containing protein: MEKEVHEQYEYARRRLRQKKVLYFHFVLFLLGSLFLFIANKFFGFGEGTTQNWCIWGITIWLFIFILHFIKVYITDRFMNKKWEREQIDRLVALQQKRISQLESKINEDTENKI; the protein is encoded by the coding sequence ATGGAAAAAGAAGTACACGAACAATACGAGTATGCCAGAAGACGATTGAGGCAAAAGAAAGTTTTATACTTTCATTTTGTTCTTTTCCTGTTAGGAAGTTTATTTTTATTTATTGCCAATAAATTTTTTGGTTTTGGTGAAGGAACAACTCAAAACTGGTGTATTTGGGGTATTACTATCTGGCTTTTTATTTTCATCTTACATTTCATAAAAGTTTATATAACAGATCGGTTTATGAATAAAAAATGGGAAAGAGAGCAAATTGACCGTCTTGTTGCCCTTCAGCAAAAAAGAATCAGTCAATTAGAATCTAAAATAAACGAAGACACCGAGAATAAAATTTAG
- a CDS encoding isoamylase early set domain-containing protein — protein MSLKKQFIKTKPVVKVTFSIDAKDADSAAVVGDFNNWNPSEGVLSKLKNGTFKATYDLVKDAIYEFKYVIDGKYVNDPEADFYKWNDYAGSENGVLVV, from the coding sequence ATGTCTTTGAAAAAACAATTTATCAAAACGAAGCCTGTTGTTAAAGTTACATTTTCTATTGATGCTAAAGATGCTGATTCGGCAGCAGTCGTTGGCGATTTTAATAACTGGAATCCTTCAGAAGGAGTATTAAGTAAGTTAAAAAACGGAACCTTTAAAGCTACTTACGATTTGGTTAAAGATGCGATTTACGAATTTAAATACGTAATCGATGGTAAATACGTTAACGATCCGGAAGCTGATTTTTACAAATGGAATGATTATGCCGGAAGTGAAAACGGTGTTTTAGTTGTATAA
- a CDS encoding thymidylate synthase — MKQYLDLVKHVLENGNQKGDRTGTGTKSVFGYQMRFDLSEGFPMVTTKKLHLKSIIYELLWFLKGDTNVKYLQENGVKIWDEWADSNGDLGPVYGHQWRNWNSEEIDQISELITELKTNPNSRRMLVSAWNPSVLPDTKKSFEENVANNKAALPPCHAFFQFYVAAPDLEKGETKGKLSCQLYQRSADIFLGVPFNIASYALLTMMIAQVCDLEPGDFIHTFGDAHIYNNHFEQLELQLTREPKPLPKMILNPEIKNIFDFDFNDFTLVDYDPHPAIKGSVAV; from the coding sequence ATGAAACAATACTTAGATTTAGTAAAACACGTTTTAGAAAACGGCAATCAAAAAGGAGACCGTACCGGAACCGGAACCAAAAGTGTTTTTGGCTACCAGATGCGTTTTGATTTAAGTGAAGGTTTCCCAATGGTTACAACCAAAAAGCTACATTTAAAGTCAATTATATACGAATTACTTTGGTTCTTAAAAGGAGATACTAATGTTAAATATCTTCAGGAAAACGGAGTAAAAATCTGGGATGAATGGGCAGATTCTAATGGTGATTTAGGACCTGTTTACGGACATCAATGGAGAAACTGGAATAGTGAGGAAATCGATCAGATTTCGGAATTAATTACAGAATTAAAAACAAATCCAAACAGCCGAAGAATGCTGGTTTCTGCATGGAACCCTTCTGTTTTACCAGATACTAAAAAATCTTTTGAGGAGAATGTGGCCAATAACAAAGCAGCATTACCTCCATGTCACGCCTTTTTTCAGTTTTATGTAGCGGCTCCAGATTTAGAAAAAGGAGAAACAAAAGGGAAATTATCTTGCCAATTGTACCAAAGAAGCGCCGATATATTTTTGGGAGTTCCTTTTAATATTGCTTCTTACGCATTATTAACCATGATGATTGCACAGGTTTGCGATTTAGAACCCGGAGATTTTATTCACACTTTTGGTGATGCACATATTTACAATAATCATTTTGAGCAATTGGAACTGCAATTAACACGCGAACCAAAACCATTACCAAAAATGATTTTGAATCCGGAGATTAAAAACATTTTTGATTTTGATTTCAATGATTTCACATTAGTAGATTACGATCCGCATCCAGCGATAAAAGGCAGTGTTGCAGTATAA
- a CDS encoding bifunctional nuclease family protein, whose translation MSLVKLSIKGISYSQTQNGAYALILNEVDGERKLPIVIGAFEAQSIAIALEKEIKPPRPLTHDLFKNFAERFDIVVKQVIIHKLVDGVFYSSLICERDKIEEIIDARTSDAIALALRFNAPIFTYKNILDKAGIYLKSNSSDSDQGSQEIDDVLSNPETFGHEEETNQSGDVYSKHTLQELNDLLDQAVSQEDYEKAAKIRDEISRR comes from the coding sequence ATGAGTCTAGTAAAACTATCCATAAAAGGAATTTCATATAGTCAAACCCAAAATGGCGCTTATGCCTTAATTTTAAATGAGGTTGACGGTGAAAGAAAATTACCTATCGTTATTGGTGCTTTTGAAGCCCAGTCAATAGCTATTGCCTTAGAAAAAGAAATAAAACCTCCTCGTCCGTTAACACACGATTTATTTAAAAACTTTGCCGAAAGATTTGACATTGTGGTAAAACAGGTTATCATTCACAAATTGGTTGACGGTGTTTTTTATTCAAGTTTGATTTGCGAAAGAGATAAAATCGAAGAAATTATCGATGCCAGAACTTCTGATGCTATTGCATTGGCTTTACGTTTCAACGCTCCTATTTTTACTTATAAAAACATTTTGGACAAAGCCGGAATTTACTTAAAATCAAACTCTTCAGATTCAGATCAGGGATCTCAGGAAATTGATGACGTACTTTCTAATCCGGAAACTTTCGGACATGAAGAAGAAACGAATCAATCTGGCGATGTGTACTCAAAACACACTTTACAAGAATTAAACGATCTTTTAGATCAGGCCGTTTCACAAGAAGATTACGAAAAAGCAGCTAAAATTAGAGACGAAATCTCTAGAAGATAG
- a CDS encoding electron transfer flavoprotein subunit alpha/FixB family protein yields the protein MSILIYAESAEGKFKKVAFELASYAKKVAESLGTTVTALTVNISDVSELSKYGVDKVLKVNNDKLAGFTAKAYADVIKQAAEKEGTKVVLLSSTTDSIYLSSLVAVALNAGFASNVVGLPVSTSPFQVKRNAFSNKAFNITQIDTDVKVLGLAKNSYGIFESAGAAAAEDFNPTIGDNDFGVKVESVEKVTGKVSIADADIVVSGGRGLKGPENWGLVENLAEVLGAATACSKPVSDLGWRPHSEHVGQTGKPVATNLYIAIGISGAIQHIAGINSSKVKVVINNDPEAPFFKVADYGIVGDAFEIVPKLTEKLKAFKAQHS from the coding sequence ATGTCAATATTAATATATGCAGAATCTGCAGAAGGAAAATTTAAAAAAGTAGCTTTCGAATTAGCTTCTTACGCTAAGAAAGTAGCAGAATCATTAGGAACAACTGTTACTGCTTTAACAGTAAATATCAGCGACGTTAGTGAATTATCTAAATACGGAGTTGATAAAGTTTTAAAAGTAAACAACGATAAATTAGCTGGTTTTACTGCAAAGGCTTACGCTGATGTAATTAAACAAGCTGCTGAAAAAGAAGGAACAAAAGTAGTTTTACTTTCTTCTACTACAGATAGTATTTATCTTTCATCATTAGTTGCAGTAGCTTTAAATGCTGGTTTTGCTTCAAATGTTGTTGGATTACCGGTTAGTACTTCTCCTTTTCAGGTAAAAAGAAATGCTTTCTCAAACAAAGCTTTCAACATTACACAAATCGATACAGATGTAAAAGTGCTTGGATTGGCTAAAAACTCATACGGAATTTTTGAAAGTGCAGGAGCCGCTGCTGCAGAAGATTTTAATCCAACTATAGGAGACAATGATTTTGGCGTAAAAGTAGAATCTGTTGAAAAAGTAACCGGAAAAGTTTCTATTGCTGATGCTGATATCGTAGTTTCTGGCGGACGTGGACTAAAAGGTCCGGAAAACTGGGGATTAGTTGAAAATTTAGCTGAAGTTTTAGGTGCTGCAACAGCATGTTCTAAACCAGTTTCTGATTTAGGATGGAGACCTCACAGCGAGCACGTTGGACAAACAGGAAAACCTGTAGCTACAAACTTATACATTGCAATTGGTATCTCTGGAGCAATCCAGCACATTGCAGGAATCAACTCTTCAAAGGTAAAAGTTGTAATCAATAATGATCCTGAAGCGCCTTTCTTTAAAGTTGCTGATTACGGAATTGTTGGTGATGCTTTCGAAATTGTACCTAAATTAACAGAGAAATTAAAAGCTTTTAAAGCTCAGCATTCTTAA
- a CDS encoding electron transfer flavoprotein subunit beta/FixA family protein: protein MKILVCISHVPDTTSKINFTNGDSEFDTNGVQYVINPNDEFGLTRAIWFQEQQGATVTVVNVGGTDTEPTLRKALAIGANEAIRVNANPTDGFFVAKQLAEVIKNGGYDLVIAGKESLDYNGGMVPGMIAGILGSNFLNSCTSLTVDGNNVKAVREIDGGKETVSTTLPLIIGGQKGLVEEKDLRIPNMRGIMTARTKALTILEPVDAAVNTKAVKFEKPAPKSAVKLVSADNLDELINLLHNEAKVI, encoded by the coding sequence ATGAAAATACTAGTTTGCATCAGCCACGTGCCTGATACTACTTCAAAAATTAACTTTACCAACGGTGATTCAGAATTTGACACTAATGGTGTACAATATGTAATTAATCCTAATGACGAATTTGGTTTAACTCGTGCCATTTGGTTTCAGGAGCAGCAAGGTGCAACCGTAACAGTTGTAAATGTTGGAGGAACTGATACTGAACCGACTTTACGTAAAGCTTTGGCTATTGGTGCAAACGAAGCTATTCGTGTTAATGCTAACCCAACTGACGGATTTTTTGTTGCAAAACAATTGGCAGAAGTAATCAAAAACGGAGGATACGATTTAGTAATTGCAGGAAAAGAATCTCTTGATTATAATGGCGGAATGGTTCCTGGTATGATTGCCGGTATTTTAGGTTCTAACTTCTTAAACTCTTGTACAAGTTTAACTGTAGACGGAAATAATGTAAAAGCAGTTCGTGAAATCGATGGTGGGAAAGAAACTGTAAGCACTACTCTACCTCTAATTATTGGTGGACAAAAAGGTCTTGTTGAAGAAAAAGATTTGCGTATTCCGAACATGAGAGGAATTATGACAGCAAGAACTAAAGCCTTAACTATTCTTGAGCCAGTTGATGCTGCTGTAAATACAAAAGCAGTAAAATTTGAAAAACCAGCTCCTAAATCAGCAGTGAAATTAGTTTCTGCAGATAATTTAGATGAGTTAATCAATTTATTACACAACGAAGCGAAGGTTATTTAA